In Plodia interpunctella isolate USDA-ARS_2022_Savannah chromosome 1, ilPloInte3.2, whole genome shotgun sequence, one DNA window encodes the following:
- the LOC135309693 gene encoding uncharacterized protein LOC135309693, whose translation MFRNILLHPKYRSLQNILWRDNPNDSVQCIQLNTVTYGLKSSSYLATRCLKWLAELYKDDFPLAAFIINNCTYVDDILFSNCSSDNLIEAREQLCKLLSLGSFQLHKWVSNSKELLQDIPQDRQHFDEIDLQANNHSLKTLGMCYNTQSDSFIVSSPKATGNMPQSKREILSFISQFFDPLGLAGPIVVGAKVIMQRLWKAKLDWDSLPDKELLQAWHEFYTSLISMKPLIIERYISLHNISFAEIIGFADASSITAYGCCVYLRCVDEAANVKISLLCSKSRINPTSQSLSIPRLELNAALLLAKLVSRIHETISVKIKIQNVFLYSDSQIVLAWLKTNINTLKAYVANRVKAIMQLTQTHTWSYVSSQENPADCLSRGVTPHELADHPLWWRGPKFLHSSEYKPNFNFSIPQELPEVKDSSACLSAMVCVSTSIVSKTLCLDFLDKFSDINKMQRVIAYVLRFCQNARSKGIKNKLNYVTSQELNNSLLIILMYEQQKFLKDDIHALRCGKAIVKGNLKSLCPFIDDSGLLRVGGRLHNADIPYSQKHPIILPRDSRVTNLIIHSEHLRNLHAGPKLTLSSLRQRFWIIHGLREVKKVLYRCTICFRLKAEASKQLMGSLPPDRVKACRAFQKVGLDYTGAISLKIARPSPTSYSPIFTITPRTLIGLKSAANSHSQQQAITHLQGHLQDHRSRRNALPGSGTRNSLRLHRRRRTLQPTSGRAHSPAWQPCRDRCQQVIFRSRQSRLTADYELNLRIPTHWDIE comes from the exons ATGTTTCGCAACATATTGTTACATCCAAAATACAGGTCTTTGCAAAATATTCTATGGAGAGATAATCCCAATGATAGTGTTCAATGCATTCAACTAAACACTGTCACATATGGGTTGAAAAGTTCATCTTACTTAGCAACTAGGTGTTTAAAATGGTTAGCTGAGCTATACAAGGATGACTTCCCATTGGCTGcattcataattaataattgcaCATATGTCGATGACATTCTATTTTCTAATTGTTCCTCTGATAACTTGATAGAGGCCCGAGAGCAACTATGTAAATTGTTGAGTCTAGGCAGTTTTCAGTTACATAAGTGGGTGTCTAACTCAAAAGAATTATTACAGGACATCCCACAAGATAGACAACATTTTGATGAGATAGATTTACAAGCAAACAACCATTCATTAAAGACTTTAGGCATGTGTTACAATACTCAGTCAGATTCTTTTATAGTGTCAAGTCCTAAAGCTACGGGTAATATGCCCCAGTCTAAACGTGAGATTCTTAGTTTTATTAGCCAGTTTTTTGATCCCTTAGGCCTTGCTGGGCCCATTGTGGTAGGTGCTAAAGTGATTATGCAACGTCTGTGGAAGGCTAAATTAGACTGGGATTCGTTACCTGATAAGGAGTTGCTACAAGCATGGCATGAGTTTTACACTAGCTTAATTTCTATGAAACCATTAATCATAGAGCGTTACATAAGTTTGCATAATATTAGCTTTGCCGAAATTATTGGGTTTGCCGATGCTTCCAGCATCACTGCTTATGGCTGTTGTGTATATTTAAGATGTGTTGATGAGGCAGCTAATGTTAAGATTTCCTTGTTATGCTCGAAATCTCGTATAAATCCTACTTCACAAAGTTTATCTATACCAAGACTGGAGCTTAACGCTGCCTTGCTGCTCGCTAAGTTAGTGAGCAGAATCCATGAAACAAtatcagtaaaaataaaaatacaaaatgtgttCCTTTATTCAGATTCACAAATTGTTTTAGCTTGGCTTAAAactaacataaatacattaaaagcGTATGTAGCAAATCGTGTTAAAGCTATTATGCAACTTACACAAACACACACTTGGTCATATGTTAGCTCGCAGGAGAATCCAGCTGATTGTCTTAGCAGAGGTGTGACACCTCACGAGCTAGCTGATCACCCCCTCTGGTGGAGGGGACcaaaatttttacattcaaGTGAGTATaaaccaaattttaatttttcaataccACAAGAATTACCTGAGGTCAAGGACTCTTCCGCATGCTTGAGCGCTATGGTTTGTGTTTCTACTTCTATTGTTTCTAAAACATTATGTCTGGATTTTCTAGATAAATTTTCGGATATTAATAAGATGCAAAGAGTGATAGCTTATGTCCTACGCTTCTGTCAAAATGCAAGGTCCAAgggtattaaaaataagcttaATTATGTAACCAGTCAGGAACTTAACAAttctttgttaattattttaatgtatgaaCAACAAAAGTTTCTGAAGGATGATATCCATGCTTTAAGGTGTGGTAAGGCCATTGTTAAAGGCAATTTAAAATCTCTTTGTCCTTTTATTGATGACAGTGGTTTGCTGCGGGTTGGAGGGCGCTTGCATAATGCTGATATACCATATTCGCAGAAGCATCCAATTATTTTGCCGCGAGATTCGCGCGTCACTAACCTAATAATTCATAGCGAGCACTTGAGGAACCTCCATGCAGGCCCTAAGTTGACTCTGTCATCACTAAGGCAAAGATTCTGGATAATACATGGTCTTAGAGAAGTTAAGAAAGTTTTGTACAGGTGTACCATTTGTTTTAGATTAAAAGCAGAAGCTTCTAAGCAATTAATGGGCTCTTTGCCGCCTGATAGGGTGAAAGCATGTCGCGCCTTTCAAAAAGTCGGTTTGGATTATACTGGTGCAATATCATTGAAAATTGCTAGA CCATCGCCAACGTCGTACTCTCCAATCTTCACCATCACTCCTCGCACCCTCATTGGTCTCAAGTCAGCAGCAAACAGTCACTCGCAGCAGCAAGCCATCACTCATCTTCAAGGGCATCTACAGGACCATCGCAGCCGACGCAACGCGCTTCCTGGTTCTGGCACCCGCAACTCTCTTCGACTTCATCGACGCCGACGCACCCTGCAGCCCACGTCTGGACGCGCGCACTCACCGGCGTGGCAGCCATGTAGGGACCGGTGCCAACAAGTCATATTCCGCTCACGACAGTCTCGACTCACCGCAGACTACGAGCTCAACCTACGCATCCCGACTCACTGGGACATCGAGTAA
- the LOC128673331 gene encoding golgin subfamily A member 2-like, giving the protein MDSRAAKLALARKKLKDHQGKKVIFPPKDEEIIVTSEEVQQEEAVLTQNNNSDIGDNSQQITNEFKNQEELKTENKPMNVTEILISNKINLEIQLSELQTKLIELENNHIQTTQNFNISRKQIFDLERELKNLHDNYMNAQRDLQEKNNFIKELNDIKISNLDQINHLTEQLELTKTMLTAKETENASLQSQLCQVENQLDGVKLQLRQLTNGSSIKIYQNDNESQEANEMLLQKITLLEQQLKTSHKERDQISVHYEHYVAELNEQLKLVMKKNDEMAKEIQSLSTRESTLIEQISDMEIRLQNFSQMKRTVEMNTNNSVNVTELQQNYVEAQEKIKQLIFQYEDIKQKYIDSEAKIRELSEAKESKRSQDDISFTKLHADMTSDKIAAQRATEQNMKLKSDMQELEEAFIKMSKDKLELTEKIAAEKFLNRELTIKLAEVEERAKDMHIKIKAKDDEMIRLQNNLRYAEKELKGITNNLHEVEKEDVEHPEHVILETQHSEITRNTHDNEYCRPCKEDNVINETDNENDSLIIKNEDAMTKLQERFLKIMGEVADLSDEKHRLEHIILQLQNETDTICEYVALYQQQRSLLKKRDEERNTQIKIFQDACNKLHCQIKELSNLLIRFSEDKELSQYFLNDSRKNDLERVMNLISHLKSNCLIDPKHANSDLKNFYPCSCCSGKLIEV; this is encoded by the exons ATGGATTCCAGAGCAGCTAAACTAGCGTTAGCTCGTAAGAAG TTAAAAGATCATCAAGGTAAAAAAGTTATCTTCCCTCCAAAGGATGAAGAAATTATTGTAACATCTGAAGAAGTCCAACAGGAAGAGGCAGTGTTAACTCAAAATAATAACTCAGATATTGGTGATAATTCTCAACAAATCACAAATGAGTTTAAAAATCAAGAGGAACTAAAAACTGAAAACAAACCTATGAATGTAACAGAAATccttatttcaaataaaataaatttagaaatacaaCTTTCTGAATTACAAACGAAACTTATAGAACTTGAAAATAACCATATACAAAcaacacaaaattttaatatttcaagaaaacaaatttttgatttgGAAAGAGAGCTTAAAAATCTTCATGATAATTATATGAATGCTCAAAGAGACTTGcaagagaaaaataattttattaaggaATTAAATGACATCAAAATTTCTAATTTGGATCAAATTAATCACCTGACAGAACAACTGGAACTTACTAAAACCATGTTAACTGCTAAAGAAACTGAGAATGCATCTCTTCAAAGTCAACTATGTCAAGTTGAGAATCAATTGGATGGAGTGAAATTGCAATTACGTCAATTAACTAATGGgtcatcaataaaaatataccaaaatgataatgaaagtCAAGAGGCAAATGAAATGTTACttcaaaaaatcacattattGGAACAACAGCTAAAGACTTCACATAAAGAGAGGGATCAAATCAGTGTTCACTATGAACATTATGTGGCAGAATTAAatgaacaattaaaattagttatgaAAAAGAATGATGAAATGGCCAAGGAAATACAGAGTTTATCTACTAGGGAATCCACTCTAATTGAACAGATTAGTGACATGGAGATAAGACTACAAAATTTCAGTCAAATGAAAAGGACTGTTGAGATGAACACCAATAATTCAGTAAATGTTACTGAACTTCAACAAAACTATGTTGAGGCTCag gaaaaaattaaacaacttatttttcaatatgaaGATATTAAACAAAAGTATATTGATAGTGAAGCTAAGATTAGAGAACTATCCGAAGCTAAGGAGTCGAAGCGCTCGCAGGATGATATCAGTTTTACGAAACTACATGCAGACATGACTAGCGATAAGATCGCAGCGCAACGGGCAACAGAGCAAAATATGAAGCTTAAAAGTGATATGCAAGAGCTGGAAGAAGCGTTTATCAAAATG agCAAAGATAAATTAGAGTTAACAGAAAAAATTGCAGCTGAAAAATTCTTGAATAGAGAATTGACAATTAAGTTGGCAGAAGTAGAAGAAAGAGCCAAAGATATGCATATTAAGATTAAGGCTAAAGATGACGAAATGATACGTTTGCAGAATAATCTACGCTATGcagaaaaagaattaaaaggaattacaaataatttacatgAAGTAGAAAAGGAAGATGTTGAACATCCTGAACATGTAATACTTGAAACCCAACATTCTGAAATTACAAGGAATACTCATGACAATGAATATTGCAGACCTTGTAAGGAAGATAATGTAATAAACGAGACTGATAACGAAAATGATtcgttaattataaaaaacgaAGATGCAATGACTAAATTACAagaaagatttttgaaaataatgggTGAAGTAGCTGATTTGTCTGATGAGAAGCATAGATTAGAACATATAATTCTTCAACTTCAAAATGAAACTGATACCATATGTGAATACGTCGCCCTATATCAGCAACAACgtagtttgttaaaaaaacgAGATGAAGAGAGAAAcactcaaattaaaatatttcaagacGCATGCAATAAGCTTCATTGTCAAATCAAAGAGTTGAGCAATTTGTTAATAAGATTTTCTGAAGATAAagaattatcacaatatttCCTTAACGACTCCAGAAAAAATGATCTTGAAAGAGTAATGAATTTGATATCACATCTGAAGAGCAATTGTTTAATAGATCCCAAGCACGCAAATTCtgatttaaagaatttttatccCTGCAGTTGTTGTTCTGGAAAACTTATAGAagtttaa